The following coding sequences lie in one Spea bombifrons isolate aSpeBom1 chromosome 5, aSpeBom1.2.pri, whole genome shotgun sequence genomic window:
- the LOC128497402 gene encoding ras-related protein Rab-8A-like — MAGAHPADYQIKLVMTGDSNVGKTCILTRYTDNVIPSYISTVGIDFKTKTINVDDKTIKLQIWDTAGQERFHTLSVSYFRGAQGFVLVYDITNMVSFENTALWMRDIHMKAGEDVEVILLGNKCDKEDEREVSRERGEKLAWEFGIPFFETSATKNINVETAFLTLSKAIRSRRFLLIDHNVVDLKESKKKAPCLICG, encoded by the exons ATGGCCGGGGCTCATCCCGCAGACTACCAGATAAAGCTGGTGATGACTGGGGATTCCAACGTTGGGAAAACGTGTATTCTCACCAGGTACACGGATAACGTCATCCCTTCTTACATCTCGACTGTAG GTATTGATTTTAAAACAAAGACAATTAATGTTgatgataaaacaataaaacttcAGATATG GGATACAGCAGGACAAGAGCGATTTCACACCTTAAGTGTCAGCTATTTTCGTGGAGCTCAAGGTTTTGTTCtggtttatgacatcacaaacatgGTCTCATTTGAAAATACAGCATTGTGGATGAGAGACATACACATG AAAGCCGGTGAAGACGTAGAGGTGATTCTCTTGGGAAATAAGTGTGACAAGGAAGACGAACGTGAAGTTTCAAGAGAAAGAGGGGAAAAG CTTGCCTGGGAGTTTGGAATACCATTTTTTGAGACAAGTGCCACAAAAAATATCAACGTTGAAACAGCGTTTTTAACGTTGTCAAAGGCTATACGTTCAagg aggttTTTATTGATTGATCATAATGTGGTGGATTTGAaagaatcaaagaaaaaggcacCCTGCTTGATTTGTGGTTAA